From Armatimonadota bacterium, a single genomic window includes:
- the ahcY gene encoding adenosylhomocysteinase, translated as MTYDVTDAGLAEQGRLRAEWAGREMPVLKLLTERFTREQPLTGVRIGACLHVTTETVNLMHVLKAAGAEPALCASNPLSTQDDAAAYLAVAAGVPTFARKGEDEKTYYQHIDAVLDLKPQITIDDGADFTYILHTKRKDLLANVIGGCEETTTGVIRLRNMARDGALAYPIIAVNDANTKHLFDNRYGTGQSSLDGILRATNLLIAGKRFVVAGYGLCGRGVALRARGMGAHVIVTEVDPLRALEATMDGYQVLPMAQAARVGDIFITVTGDTGIIRAEHFEVMRDGAVLCNTGHFNVEINLPQLAAMARARRRVREFVEEFELADGRRLYLLGDGRLINLAAAEGHPSSVMDMSFANQAMSCVHLAQHGRELTKAVHSVPREIDEEIARLKLAAMGVEIDALTPEQEKYLAAWEEGT; from the coding sequence ATGACTTATGACGTGACCGATGCCGGTTTGGCCGAGCAGGGCCGCCTGCGCGCGGAATGGGCGGGGCGCGAAATGCCGGTGCTCAAGCTGCTCACAGAGCGCTTTACTCGCGAGCAGCCGCTGACGGGCGTGCGCATCGGCGCCTGCCTGCACGTTACCACCGAGACCGTCAACTTGATGCACGTGCTCAAGGCGGCGGGGGCGGAGCCCGCGTTGTGCGCGTCGAATCCGCTGTCCACCCAGGATGACGCCGCCGCCTATCTCGCGGTCGCCGCGGGGGTGCCCACCTTCGCGCGCAAGGGCGAGGACGAGAAAACCTACTACCAGCATATAGACGCCGTGCTCGACCTGAAGCCACAGATCACGATAGACGACGGCGCGGATTTCACGTACATCCTCCACACCAAGCGCAAGGACTTGCTGGCGAACGTCATCGGCGGCTGCGAGGAGACCACCACCGGCGTCATTCGCCTGCGCAACATGGCGCGCGACGGGGCGCTCGCCTATCCCATCATCGCGGTCAATGATGCGAACACGAAGCACCTCTTCGACAACCGCTACGGCACCGGGCAGAGCTCGCTCGACGGCATTCTGCGCGCCACCAACCTGCTCATCGCCGGCAAGCGCTTTGTCGTCGCCGGCTACGGCCTGTGCGGGCGCGGGGTGGCGTTGCGGGCGCGCGGCATGGGGGCGCATGTCATCGTCACCGAGGTTGATCCCCTGCGCGCGCTGGAGGCGACCATGGACGGCTACCAGGTGCTGCCCATGGCGCAGGCCGCGCGCGTGGGCGACATCTTCATTACCGTCACCGGCGACACGGGCATCATCCGCGCCGAGCACTTCGAGGTGATGCGCGACGGCGCGGTGCTGTGCAACACCGGGCACTTCAACGTCGAGATCAATCTCCCCCAACTGGCGGCGATGGCGCGCGCGCGCCGGCGCGTGCGCGAGTTCGTGGAGGAGTTCGAGCTAGCGGACGGGCGGCGGCTGTACCTGCTGGGCGACGGGCGGCTGATCAACCTGGCGGCGGCCGAGGGGCACCCCTCGAGCGTGATGGACATGAGCTTCGCCAACCAGGCCATGTCGTGCGTCCATCTCGCACAGCACGGGCGCGAGCTGACCAAAGCGGTGCACTCGGTGCCGCGCGAGATTGACGAAGAGATCGCCCGCCTCAAGCTGGCGGCGATGGGGGTGGAGATAGACGCCCTAACCCCGGAGCAGGAGAAGTACCTGGCGGCGTGGGAGGAAGGGACCTGA
- the greA gene encoding transcription elongation factor GreA: protein MDQSTYDEMQQSLAVTREGYTKLLDELEHLKTVERKQVANRIREAKQFGDLEGNAEFEEAKTEQAHVEGRILELQRLLQNASVIERSEGPADEVRLGSVVKLKDQAGKKIEYRIVGPVEADPGNHRISYQSPVGQALVGHSKGNKVKVTAPAGAVSYTIVDVKN, encoded by the coding sequence ATGGACCAGAGCACCTACGACGAAATGCAGCAAAGCCTGGCAGTCACTCGCGAGGGCTACACGAAGCTCCTGGATGAGCTGGAGCACCTGAAGACGGTGGAGCGCAAGCAGGTGGCAAATCGGATCCGCGAGGCCAAGCAGTTCGGTGACCTCGAAGGCAACGCCGAGTTCGAGGAAGCCAAGACCGAGCAGGCCCACGTCGAGGGCAGAATCCTGGAACTTCAGCGGCTGCTCCAAAACGCCTCGGTGATCGAGCGCAGCGAGGGGCCCGCCGACGAGGTGCGCCTGGGCTCGGTCGTCAAGCTCAAGGACCAGGCTGGTAAGAAGATCGAGTATCGCATCGTCGGGCCGGTCGAGGCGGACCCCGGCAACCATCGCATTTCCTACCAGTCGCCGGTGGGCCAGGCTCTGGTCGGGCACTCCAAGGGCAATAAGGTCAAGGTGACGGCGCCGGCCGGCGCGGTATCGTACACGATCGTTGATGTGAAGAACTGA
- the lysS gene encoding lysine--tRNA ligase: MSDEEHELVRQRRLKLERLRELGRDPFAITRFERTHLAREVVEGYCELEGRQVTVAGRLRSLRTHGKAAFGDLADISGTIQIFCKLDRLGAESFALLEEVDIGDFLGVAGEVMTTRSGEITVAAERLEVLSKSLRPLPDKWHGLKDTEIRYRRRYVDLIINPEVRRTFIVRSQVIREIRRFLDGRGFLEVETPMMQAIPGGGAAKPFITHHNALDLDLYLRVAPELYLKRLIVGGFEKIYEVNRSFRNEGVSTRHNPEFTMLEVYQAYADYNDMMKLTEELIAHVCGEVLGDLSLTYQGRQVDLSPPWRRIGLLDAIAERTGADPQRLMEADSARALCGELGLPAGADLRLTTLVNNIFEARVEPHLIQPTFVVDYPTAISPLAKRKPGNPDLVERFEPFVAGRELGNAFTELNDPIDQHRRFEEQARARAAGDEEAHPMDEDYVRALEYGMPPTGGLGIGIDRLVMLLTDSPSIRDVILFPQMRPQA; the protein is encoded by the coding sequence GTGAGCGACGAAGAACACGAGCTTGTCCGTCAGCGCCGCCTCAAGCTCGAGCGCCTGCGCGAGCTCGGCCGCGACCCCTTTGCCATCACCCGCTTCGAGCGCACGCACCTGGCGCGCGAGGTGGTGGAGGGTTACTGCGAGCTCGAGGGCCGACAGGTAACGGTCGCCGGGCGCCTGAGGTCCCTGCGCACCCACGGCAAGGCGGCCTTCGGCGACCTCGCCGACATCTCCGGCACCATCCAGATCTTCTGCAAGCTCGACCGGCTGGGGGCGGAGAGCTTCGCGCTGCTGGAGGAAGTTGACATCGGCGACTTCCTGGGGGTCGCGGGCGAGGTCATGACCACCCGCAGCGGCGAGATCACCGTGGCGGCGGAGCGCCTGGAGGTGTTGTCGAAGTCCCTACGCCCGCTGCCGGACAAGTGGCACGGGCTGAAGGATACGGAGATCCGCTATCGCCGGCGCTACGTGGACCTCATCATCAACCCCGAGGTTCGCCGCACCTTCATCGTGCGCAGCCAGGTCATCCGCGAGATCCGGCGCTTCCTCGACGGCCGCGGTTTCCTCGAGGTCGAAACGCCGATGATGCAGGCCATCCCCGGCGGCGGCGCGGCCAAGCCGTTCATCACTCACCACAACGCGCTGGACCTCGACCTCTACTTGCGCGTCGCCCCCGAGCTCTACCTCAAGCGCCTGATCGTCGGCGGGTTCGAGAAGATCTACGAGGTCAACCGCAGCTTTCGCAACGAGGGCGTTTCGACGCGCCACAACCCCGAGTTCACCATGCTCGAGGTCTATCAAGCGTACGCCGACTACAACGACATGATGAAGCTGACCGAGGAGTTGATTGCCCACGTGTGCGGGGAGGTGCTGGGCGACCTGAGCCTGACCTACCAGGGGCGGCAGGTGGACCTGAGCCCGCCCTGGAGACGCATCGGCCTGCTCGACGCCATCGCCGAGCGCACCGGCGCCGACCCGCAGCGGCTGATGGAGGCCGACTCAGCGCGGGCGTTGTGCGGCGAGCTGGGGCTGCCCGCGGGAGCGGATCTGCGGCTAACCACGCTGGTCAACAACATCTTCGAGGCGCGGGTGGAGCCGCATCTCATCCAGCCGACGTTCGTGGTGGACTACCCGACCGCGATCTCGCCCCTGGCCAAGCGCAAGCCCGGCAACCCCGACCTGGTGGAGCGGTTCGAGCCGTTCGTCGCGGGACGCGAGTTGGGCAACGCCTTCACCGAGCTCAACGACCCCATAGACCAGCACCGCCGCTTCGAGGAGCAGGCGCGCGCGCGCGCGGCGGGCGACGAGGAAGCCCATCCCATGGACGAAGACTACGTGCGCGCGCTGGAATACGGGATGCCGCCGACGGGGGGCCTGGGCATCGGCATTGACCGCCTGGTGATGCTGCTCACCGATTCCCCCTCCATCCGTGACGTCATCCTCTTCCCGCAGATGCGGCCGCAAGCCTGA
- a CDS encoding M67 family metallopeptidase — protein sequence MLSLSKGILQQIIAHAERAYPAESCGILVGRREHARTVTVAYPAANVSRDGRRDRYEIDPAEIYRVARATMGTEEQIIGFYHSHPRFPPHPSVHDAAKAWPYYSYLIVSIRNGGGNGDSVSLRSWVWQNGKGEFREEPVEVNLQAAPAGAAP from the coding sequence ATGCTCTCGCTCAGCAAAGGCATCCTGCAGCAGATCATCGCGCACGCCGAACGCGCCTATCCCGCCGAGTCGTGCGGCATCCTGGTGGGCCGCCGCGAGCACGCGCGAACGGTTACCGTTGCCTACCCCGCCGCCAACGTTAGCCGCGACGGCCGTCGCGACCGCTACGAGATTGACCCCGCCGAGATCTACCGCGTGGCGCGCGCGACCATGGGTACCGAGGAGCAGATCATCGGCTTCTACCATTCCCACCCGAGGTTTCCGCCGCACCCGTCGGTGCACGACGCCGCCAAGGCGTGGCCCTACTACTCCTACCTCATTGTCTCCATCCGCAACGGCGGCGGCAATGGCGACAGCGTCTCCCTGCGCTCGTGGGTGTGGCAGAACGGCAAGGGCGAGTTCCGCGAGGAGCCGGTGGAGGTCAATCTGCAGGCCGCGCCTGCCGGCGCAGCGCCGTGA
- a CDS encoding 4'-phosphopantetheinyl transferase superfamily protein, with protein sequence MEAALGRQPRLEQRCFSPAEREYSNRCRRPGQHFAARFAAKEAVAKALQIGVRWREIEIIGAGGPPRVALSGRTRAAAAGRRVMVSLSHSGDIAMAVAVAHRSRE encoded by the coding sequence CTGGAGGCGGCACTAGGTCGCCAGCCGCGCCTCGAGCAGCGATGCTTCAGCCCCGCCGAACGGGAGTACAGCAACCGCTGTCGCCGCCCGGGTCAGCATTTCGCCGCTCGGTTCGCGGCGAAAGAAGCGGTGGCGAAGGCGCTGCAAATCGGCGTGCGGTGGCGGGAGATCGAGATCATCGGCGCGGGGGGGCCGCCAAGGGTGGCGCTGTCGGGCCGCACCCGGGCGGCGGCTGCGGGGCGGCGGGTGATGGTTTCGCTGTCTCACAGCGGCGACATCGCGATGGCGGTCGCGGTCGCCCACAGGAGTCGGGAATGA
- a CDS encoding NAD(P)H-hydrate dehydratase → MKVVTAAQMREIDRRTIAERGIAGRELMENAGRAVADLVRHAVAAPTGASAAIFAGKGNNGGDGFVAARHLAQRGMEVRVILAARATEVTGDAAHYLAAAGSGGVAIAEATQMGPGALRTAAGAEVIVDALLGTGMSGEVTGVVGEMVDLINDLRREGKCLVVAVDVPSGINADTGAVCGRAVAADHTVTMGLPKLGLLLGEGIAHAGAVMVADIGFPADVIADSPCAAELIEREWAQAALPAPRLDAHKGDRGRVAVIAGSVGMTGAAALSSMAALRMGAGLVTLGVPASVNDIMEVKLTEAMTRPLPETPEHTLARAAYAAALDLAHGADAVVLGPGLSRHEETASLIRDLVPAIQRPLVLDADGLNALAGQGELLRRRRAPTVCTPHPGEMGRLVGLTAAQVQGDRLGVARRAAADLGCVILLKGARTIIAEPGDRARINPTGNPGMASGGTGDVLAGMIGALLGQGCEAGDAASAAAFFHGLAGDHAARDRGQRCLVAGDLIDCLPSALKPPT, encoded by the coding sequence ATGAAGGTTGTGACCGCCGCGCAGATGCGGGAGATTGACCGCCGGACGATCGCGGAACGGGGCATCGCCGGCCGCGAGTTGATGGAGAACGCGGGGCGGGCGGTCGCCGATCTGGTGCGCCACGCGGTGGCCGCGCCCACCGGCGCGAGCGCGGCCATTTTCGCCGGCAAGGGCAATAACGGTGGCGATGGCTTCGTGGCGGCGCGCCACCTCGCGCAACGGGGCATGGAGGTGCGGGTGATCCTCGCGGCGCGAGCGACGGAAGTCACCGGCGATGCGGCGCATTACCTGGCGGCAGCGGGCAGCGGCGGCGTTGCGATAGCGGAAGCGACGCAGATGGGGCCCGGTGCCTTGCGCACAGCGGCGGGGGCGGAGGTTATCGTGGATGCGCTCCTGGGCACGGGCATGAGCGGCGAAGTCACCGGTGTCGTTGGCGAGATGGTGGACCTCATCAATGACCTGCGCCGCGAGGGAAAGTGCTTGGTGGTCGCCGTGGATGTGCCTTCAGGCATCAACGCCGACACCGGGGCTGTATGCGGGCGCGCGGTCGCGGCGGACCACACGGTGACGATGGGCCTGCCCAAGCTGGGGCTGCTGCTGGGGGAGGGGATAGCGCACGCGGGGGCGGTGATGGTGGCCGACATCGGCTTTCCGGCGGACGTGATCGCGGACTCGCCGTGCGCGGCCGAGCTAATCGAACGCGAGTGGGCGCAGGCGGCGCTGCCGGCGCCGCGGCTGGACGCGCACAAGGGCGACCGCGGCCGGGTGGCGGTTATCGCCGGGTCCGTGGGCATGACGGGGGCGGCGGCGCTGAGCTCGATGGCAGCCCTGCGCATGGGTGCGGGGCTGGTGACCCTGGGCGTGCCGGCAAGCGTGAACGACATCATGGAAGTGAAGCTGACCGAAGCCATGACGCGCCCCCTGCCTGAGACGCCGGAACATACGCTCGCGAGGGCAGCCTATGCGGCCGCACTCGATTTGGCGCATGGCGCCGACGCGGTGGTTCTGGGGCCGGGGCTGTCGCGCCATGAGGAAACGGCGAGCTTGATCCGGGATCTCGTGCCGGCGATCCAGCGACCGCTGGTGCTGGACGCCGACGGGCTCAACGCGCTGGCCGGCCAGGGTGAACTGCTCCGGCGCCGACGCGCACCGACGGTGTGCACGCCGCACCCGGGCGAGATGGGGAGACTGGTGGGCCTGACGGCCGCGCAAGTGCAAGGCGATCGTCTGGGCGTCGCCCGGCGCGCGGCGGCCGACTTGGGCTGCGTGATCCTGCTCAAGGGGGCGAGAACCATCATCGCGGAACCGGGGGACCGCGCGCGGATCAATCCCACCGGCAACCCCGGCATGGCTTCCGGGGGCACCGGCGACGTGCTGGCGGGGATGATCGGCGCGCTGCTGGGGCAGGGGTGCGAGGCCGGCGATGCCGCGAGCGCGGCGGCGTTCTTCCACGGCCTGGCGGGCGACCATGCCGCCCGTGATCGCGGCCAGCGCTGCCTGGTCGCGGGCGACCTCATTGATTGCCTGCCGTCGGCGCTGAAGCCGCCGACCTGA